Part of the Octopus bimaculoides isolate UCB-OBI-ISO-001 chromosome 18, ASM119413v2, whole genome shotgun sequence genome is shown below.
tctttcatccttctggagcaAATAACAAGATGGATTTAATCAACTTCATCTTGACCTCTTCGTGTCGTGTGTCTGtattatttgtttcggtcattggactgcggccatgctgaagcaccgcttcgaaggatttagtcgaacaaatcgaatccattattttgtcctatcgctctcttttgctcGGTTGCTAAGTTACtgaggtgtaaacaaaccaacatcggttatctAGCTCTGGTAGGGATAAAGACGCATGCATATACGACTGTATTCAAATTCCATCAACGTTGAATTTACTTTCTTCTGGTGTCGAGGAAAGGAAGAGCCAGTGAGCTACTCGACCTCCCTCCTTAGAAATTCGTGGCCTTGCAACGAAGTTAGAAACGATTTCATTTTAGATTTGGCAAATAGAATATTGTATTTAGctgtagtttccatctaccaaagttACTCAGAAAgcattggtcagtccaaggctataagTGGAAGACACTCAACCAAGATGTCACAgagaggaactgaacccaaaaccacatgactgcaaagcaagctttttaaccactcagccatgcctgatTTTGTTTGCTTCATCTTCTTTTAATCTGTGGATTTGTTAATCAGTTCTGTAAATTTAAATGGGTGAATCATTTTAAAGAAGATTGGCAAACagatacatttttcattttatgataaaataatccgttttttttttgttttttttctattaaatttagATGCTGAAAGAAAAGGGTTTCACATTTGATATTGCTTACACAAGTGTATTGAAGAGGGCTATCAAAACATTATTTCTCATCCAAGAGGAACTTGATCTCCACTGGATCCCTGTAACCAAACACTGGCGATTGAATGAAAGACATTACGGCGCCTTGCAGGGTCTTAATAAGGCAGAGACTGCCAAAAAGTATGGTGAAGACCAAGTGAAAGTAAGTAGATTGAAGAGTTATTTACAATTGTGATTGATTAATTGatctttgttgattttttttttttttttctccaagtttGGGCTCCAAGACCAGGAAGATGGGGTTGGCTAAATGTTTTCTGGGAAGCAAACTGACAGCTGCAGAGAAAGAATGGACATCATGGTTAATGTTGTGAGGATCTGAAGGGGTGAGAGAGGATGAGTGAGTTGGAAGTGCTTGGGTGGAGGTACCATGAGACTAGACAACTCTGAGGAGTGGTGACCACAGTAATTAAAACATAATaattcatcattgtcgtcattttaacacccacatttccatgcttgcatgggttggatgccttcctgtcaccaatccacACTGGTTTTCCAGCAAGGTAAAATTtcaccatggccagacatgtttttgcaaaatataacactggaaatgaacaacattcatTTGTACCAGTCACAGGATGTCAAGAcaagtgggacacacacacatatatatatataggacaggcttctttctgtttctgcctatcaaatccagtcacaaggctttggctataATGGAAGGCATTTGGTGCAGTACAatagaactgaactcaaaaccctGGGGTTTAGAAGTTTTACTAAATTCCTTGAAATTCTCAatattcaaaatcaattgaaacaaataagTGATTTATTTGATGGGAAATATGGTCATGAAAGGGTTAattgtttatatctttcttttcaattaaaaaaatttttttgaaacattttatatttttaaattttcagatttgGAGACGATCTTACAACATCCCACCTCCAAGTCTAGAAGAAGGTGACCCTCGTTGTGCTAGTAACCAACCTGCTTATGCTGTGAGTAACAACCTATTTCATTGTATGAATAACTAAAGTTATCTCACTCAGCCTACTCGTCATTCTTTCCTTGTAAGAACAATAAAAGTCACTAATTTATACTCAAATGCTGATAGAAACTATACGAATCTACAtgtaaattatttttcctttttagcaTCTCGATAAAAAGCTCATTCCTAAACGTGAATGTCTTGAAGACACAGTTGCAAGAGCTCTGCCTTTCTGGCATGATGTTATCGTTCCAGCACTGAGGGTAAGggtctattttgtttgtttgactAACCCCACTGGTTTAGCCATTTATTGTTTTTGGTTGTACTAAACAGGGACAGTTTTGAGGATATTTAATCTTGATTAATAGGgacagtagtgtgtgtgtgtgtgtgtgtgtgtgt
Proteins encoded:
- the LOC106882941 gene encoding probable phosphoglycerate mutase encodes the protein MAAYKIVFVRHGESEWNQKNLFCGWFDADLSDTGVNEAKSAGKMLKEKGFTFDIAYTSVLKRAIKTLFLIQEELDLHWIPVTKHWRLNERHYGALQGLNKAETAKKYGEDQVKIWRRSYNIPPPSLEEGDPRCASNQPAYAHLDKKLIPKRECLEDTVARALPFWHDVIVPALRTGRKPIVAAHGNSLRALVKYLDNMSEEDILGLNIPTGIPLVYELDKDMNPIKHYYMADEAAVKAAIDKVASQGKAK